The DNA window ATAACCGAAATTTGTGCTTTACTTGACAATGTTGTCTTGTATAAACTGTAACAAGACAAGGACAAGGTAGATATGTAACAGCATCCCAATCTTAGAAAACTTTCAAAGTTCCCAAGAGACTAGAATCTGAGTGGAGTAAATAGCTTTTGCAAAATAAGTAACATATATCTGAAGTTGGTTTTGCGACTGGCTATGCTTATGGTTTCCAAGTAATTTTGTTTTGCATTGTAGTTTATTGGTGTTGTAATTTGTAAATGATGATATGTATGTTCTTCTACAGACCGAAAGCTCCGGTGGTTCACAGGAGCAGGTAAAATACTATCTCCTATATTGTGAATAGAGGTCCATTTTATGTAATCGTTAGTTGGTTCAATGATGGACCCATCTCTTCCCTCAGGACTTTGTCAAGAAGGCATTTGAGCTGCATGACAAGTATATGGTGTATGTGAAAGGCTGTTTTGCTGATAACTCTATCTTTCACAAGGTATTCCTGCTGTTAACCATTGTGTGTTGATCCCTTTATGATGAATTACTTGAGACGTTATCTCTATTACTTGAGATGTTATTGTAAAGAAATGGATCTTGAGTCTAACTCTTGAGGGGAGGATTGTCTAACATCCATGTAAGGAGTTAAAATTCTTCTCATCCCACTGATGTGGGACTTAACACCCGACCTCATGCCCAGGAATGGGCATCTGGAGCATGGACAATTTAATATGTACCATGTAAAGAAAAGTTAGATGTGATATGGTAAAGTATACATATGAGTTCCACAAGGATAAATGTGACTCTTACAAGGAAAAGTGAGAATATAGAAGGACTCAAGCATCATCTTCAATTATTCCCCTACTCGCTGGTGTATAAACTCTTGACTTTCATAGGCTCTGAAAGAGGCATTTGAGGTCTTCTGTAACAAAAGTATTGCCGGCTCTTCAACTGCGGAGCTCCTTGCTTCTTATTGTGATAATACCCTTAAGAAAGGTGGGAGTGAACAACTCAGTGACGATGTTATTGAGGATACATTGGATAAGGTATGCACAAAATTTACATCCCTCTTCATTTTGGTGGTCAAAACTTCATATTCTTGCTCTAACACCGTCAAAATGGTTTACTTTTTGTGTAGGTGGTCAAGCTTGTTACGTACATCAGCGACAAAGATGTGTTTGCTGAGTTCTACAGGTTTGAATCTACTGCCAGCAGTTCTTTTAACAAAAGCATTTGAGTTGATTGTTACATCTTTAACCATTTGGTATGCTAATTGTCTTAATGAATGATAGGAAGAAGCTTTCTCGCCGATTGCTTTTTGATAGAAGTGCCAATGAAGAACATGAAAGGCTTCTCTTATCAAAGCTAAAGCAGCAGTGTGGTGGACAGTTTACATCCAAGATGGAGGGAATGGTTAGGATAGTTTAATGGACTTCTAAAGTTTTTGTCTCTTCTCGTCCTTTGAGATATCTAAAAAACGGGTTGTTGGAAAATGTAAAACAGGTGACAGATTTGTCATTGGTGAAGGAAAATCAGTCCCACTTTCAGGAATATATCAGCAACAACCCTGCAACAAATCCTGGAATCGATATGACTGTCACTGTTCTTACAACTGGATTCTGGCCTAGTTATAAATCTTGTGATCTGAATCTCCCTGTGGAAATGGTAAGATGTGCTTCTCTTGCTATCTATCCATACTAGTAGTCGTAGTATCTTTCCtgtagtttcttgtccttcgatttatattactatatattgtTTCTTGTACTTTAGTTATCGTATTATTTAGTAGTAGTTATGACCCAAAATGCTTTGTTATGCTTTCACTTCCATTACTTCTTTTTGGACTGTTTTTTCTTGATCcaagggtctatcggaaacaacctctttatctctgaggtaggggtaaggtcaaCATACATTCTACCctctccagaccccactttgttATGTTGTTGTTCTTACTGTTTCTGAGCTTTTTGGTTTTGTCATTCATTTGTCTCAGGCAAAGGGTGTGGAATCCTTCAAGGAATTTTATCAGAAAAAAACGAAACACAGGAAATTAACATGGATATTCTCGTTGGGACAATGTAACCTTAACGGAAAGTTTGAACAGAAAACTATTGAATTGATTCTGGGAACTTACCAGGTGATCGATTTGTCAAGTATTTATATTGCAAATATGCTGTTGGATCAacatttttcctcttttcaGGCTGCTGCTCTATTACTGTTTAATGCTTCTGATAAATGGAGTTACTCTGACATCAAGACTGAGTTAAATTTGGCTGATGATGACTTGGTCAGAGTGCTGGCATCTGTGTCATGTGCCAAGTACAAAATTCTTAACAAGGAGCCCAGCGGTAGAACTGTTTCATCAACTGATCATTTTGAGTTCAACTCCCAGTTCACTGACAAAATGAGGAGGATTCGGGTATAGATACTTGAGAACTCCACACGTTATTCCACAATGATGTTTTTTTATGAAGGTATACTTGGGAACTTTTACTTTAGCAACACGACTTGTTTGTACCTTTCAGGTCCCTTTGCCTCCTGTTGACGATAGGAAGAAAATGGTTGAGGAAGTCGGCAAGGATAGACGTTATGCAATTGATGCCTGTCTGGTGCGTATAATGAAGGCCAAGAAAGTTCTAACTCATCAACAGCTAATTTTGGAGTGTGTTGAGCAGTTGAGCAAAATGTTCAAGGTAACCACAATTTTTCAACCACTTTGGATATCTAAACATAGTAGGCTGTCGAGTATTCTCGTACTTCTAGTAGTATAATATAGGTATTGCATAGTTACTTTTTCTCTAATCTGTATTAATATCTGTTGCTACAATTGTTTTGTacattgttattttgttgtctcgttttctttcttttactttcCTGCTTTTTCTGAGCCGgggggtctatcggaaacaacctctttgCCCCAcaaaggtagaggtaaggtctgcTTACATCCTACCTTTTCCAGACCCCACTTATGTTGTTGTAGCTTCGTTTGGTAATGCCCCAAaatccaaatttgaaataagtaCCTCCACATTGGACATTACATTTACTGGCTTTATCTCGGTCTGATTCTTGAATTGTTACCTATGTAGCCTGATGTCAAAGCAATCAAAAAGAGGATCGAAGATCTTATCACTCGAGACTACTTGGAAAGAGACCTGGAGAACACGAACACATACAAGTACATTGCTTGAGGTGCTGATCTCATATTCTCATACCTGGGCTGGTTGACATTGTCTGCGCTTGACAATACATCGAATAAGTACTGTTAGTTTCTTGGTTGTAGCTAATGCGTTTGCAGTTTCATGTTGACAATCACTGCACCTTGCCACCATATATGAATAGGAAACTTTTTGCAGTTTTAGATATCACTACAATTCTTAGCAGTATCACTATGTATTCCCCTTTGTTCTTATTTGTGGAATGAGAATCTTTGTATAAGTCTTATGTTTTGGTGGTTGCAGTAATGCCAACATTTACAATTGATTGTTTTTTCCTAGCACTGGACTCTTCCCTCACCCAAATCTAGTCCGTCTTAACTTTTTATCTAAGCAGTAgcggattcagaatttaaacGTAGTGGGGTCCTAAGCAGAAGTTGGAGTTATGAAATGTTTGTCTGATTTAAGTCACTATGGATGAAGTAATCGAAATGATAAGTGGTTATGATTGCGGAAACAGAGAAAGTGAGGGACCAATGGTTACCTTTTGAATCAAGTAGCAACAAGTTTGAGTAATACAACTATAGGGTGGGGTTGGGAAACAAAGCTTTGTAAAACACTTCCTCCTCCCTTACTTCTTGGCGATTAGTATAATTCGACTTTGAAACTCTAGGTTCTACCAAACCCGCGAATAACACAATTCACCATGGTAAGAATGCTACATATAAAAGGGCAAATACTCTTCAATTTTGCGATTTAGAActtatatatttcttattaaaaaaattaccacATATTGATagcaatattattttatatgaacTCAAGCAAtgtatttaaagaaaataaccaGATACTTGCTTTTATGATAATTttactcatttatttttttcatctttgctTGCTAGTCTACCAAGAACTCTCAAAATCATATATTACGAAGCTTTTCTTGAACAAAAATTCCTTCATTTGAATCATGTTTTTCTCCTTTCACTGACTGAGTTGTGAGCCCGAACCCGAAAGGGAACAAAGGAGAAGTTATCGACTCTCTTGAAACAAGCACGCACGAGTTAAATAGTTAATCCATAGACACCAAAACATCAGGAATACCTTTGGCCACAACAAGTACCTCAGGTATACATACAGCTCTTATGACTGATGTGGTAAATGCTAACTGGATCATTGACACTGGTGAGTCAATCTACAGACCTTGCTAAGAGACATATAAATGTCAATTTACCTAATGGTGATCAAGTTCCTATTACTCATGTTGGTGAATCCCAAGTACTTAAAGATAAAATGGTGAAGGATGTGTTGTTTATACCAGAGTTTAAATACAATTTTCTATCTGTCTCACAACTAACAAAGCAACTAGGTTGTGCTATGTTGTTTTTTCCTGACTTCTGTATCTTTCAGGATCTCTTCAATGGGAGGGTCCAAGGGATTGGTAGGGAAGATCAAGGTATGTATTTGCTCAATACTGAGGTTACAGCTGGACATTCTGCACATCCTGGAAGAAGTTGTGCAGTTGGAGTTTCATGTACAAGCACTAGCATTAGTCCTATCAGTCTTACTTCTTCTACTGCCTCTTTAACTAGTCTATGGCACAAAAGACTTGGGCATTCCCCTCTTAAAGTACTGAATAGAATAAAGTGTATGAACACTGCTCCTATGTCTGAGCATAACTGTTCTATATGTCCAATTGTTGAACAGTCAAGGTTACCATTTCCTACTAGTGTTTCTACTTCTATCTCTGCTTTTGATATTGTACATGGTGATGTCTGGGGACCTTACAGAGTTCCTAATCATGATGGGAAAAGATATTTCTTAACATTGGTGGATGATATGTCAAGATATACCTGGATCTTTTTAATGCATACCAAATCAGATACTATTACTGTGTTACAACATTTTCTATGCATAGTTAAAACTCAATTTGGTTTGGCTGTCAAGTGTGTGAGAACAGACAATGGAACTGAGTTCTTTAACTCTCAAGTAGATGATTTGTTCAAAGCAAATGGGATTATTCATCAAAGTTCCTGTGTCTATTCTCGTCAACAGAATGGAGTAGTTGAGAGGAAACATAGATCCATTCTTGATATGGCTAGAGCATTGAGGTTCCAGGCTGGTATACCT is part of the Solanum stenotomum isolate F172 chromosome 8, ASM1918654v1, whole genome shotgun sequence genome and encodes:
- the LOC125874997 gene encoding cullin-1-like, producing MEETEEKTIELEEGMECVQKGLNKLKIIIEGEPESFTSDEYVMLYTTIYNMCTQKAPHDYSEQLYDKYKEAVEDYIITIVLPSLNKKHDEFLLKELEKRWASHKLMVKWLLKFFRYLDKFFIKRAEVPALNEVGLSCFRDLVYHDVKGRVTDAVIALIDQEREGEKIDRVLLKNVIDLYIDMGKGRMDYYVNDFEEAMLRDSACHYSRKASTWIVEDSCPEYMLKAEECLQKERDRVSHYLHSSTETKLLEKMQNQVLITYTNQLLEKEDSGCRALLKDEKVEDLTRMYSLFHKIPKGIELVAEIFKQHIAAEGMVVVQQAADVANNKTESSGGSQEQDFVKKAFELHDKYMVYVKGCFADNSIFHKALKEAFEVFCNKSIAGSSTAELLASYCDNTLKKGGSEQLSDDVIEDTLDKVVKLVTYISDKDVFAEFYRKKLSRRLLFDRSANEEHERLLLSKLKQQCGGQFTSKMEGMVTDLSLVKENQSHFQEYISNNPATNPGIDMTVTVLTTGFWPSYKSCDLNLPVEMAKGVESFKEFYQKKTKHRKLTWIFSLGQCNLNGKFEQKTIELILGTYQAAALLLFNASDKWSYSDIKTELNLADDDLVRVLASVSCAKYKILNKEPSGRTVSSTDHFEFNSQFTDKMRRIRVPLPPVDDRKKMVEEVGKDRRYAIDACLVRIMKAKKVLTHQQLILECVEQLSKMFKPDVKAIKKRIEDLITRDYLERDLENTNTYKYIA